From Oncorhynchus keta strain PuntledgeMale-10-30-2019 chromosome 8, Oket_V2, whole genome shotgun sequence:
agaaagaAACGGTTACGGAAGGCAGAGCAAGAGCAACATGGCTGGGGCCCATCACACTCTCATTCCACTGCTGATCCTAAAGCTTATCAATGCAGGTAAGAGGACACCTACTGTAGGATAAAAGATCAGCCATGCTCATTAACCATTCATGCTGTGTGTAGGTTTGCTAACAGGTGGTTAGAGATCAATCTACATAGTATTTACCACTTATAATGGATCCTTGATGAAGTTATTTGAGTAAGGATTTTACTGTGTTACATGGATACATTTAGTTTTTCTCTTTAGGTGTGCATGGAAAAGAATTATCTCAATACGTCAATGAGAGAGAGGGCTGATGTCAGTCTGCTGTGTGACAATGTGGTTCATTCAGACTGCTCCTTAATTATGTGGCTTCACAGCAGAGAGAGTTTTCAAAATGCTATTCAAGAGGTTTTTAACGGGAAGGTGAGAGTTAACTCAAAGAGAGCTAAAAAACTGAGTGTGGACGCTGACTGTTCTCTACATATTCACAATGTCACAGCTGAGGATGCTGGACGCTACACATGTCGAATTTTAAAACCCCAAAATCCCTTTTCAGACACTGATACCTGTCTGTTCTGACCAGTGAGTATTTCTGTTTACAGTAAATTCAAGGATGAAAATCTGTCTTCGTAAAACATATGCAatacagtattatagtattacagtattatagtattacagtattacagtattttAGTATTAGTTTTATAGTATTGCAGTATTATAGTATTAGTATTATAGTATTACAGTATTTTAGTATTAGTGTTATAGTATTGCAGTACTATAGTGttacagtattatattattagTTATAGTATTACAGTATTTTAATATTAGTGTTATAGTATTGCAGTATTATAGTATTGGTATTATAGTTTTACAGGattacagtattatagtattTGTATTCTAGCATTGCAGTATTATAGTATTGACATTATAGTATTACTCTATACATGAGTGACCCACAACAATACCTTATTCCTTGAAGAGAAACCATGGTAAAATTGAATGTTTTCTTGTCTCTTGCAGTCTCCTTGTCCACACTACTGACATATCTAAAGCCTGATAGACCAGTAACAATAAGGTGCTCTCTGCACACCAATGAAGGACGTGGAAAGTGTAGGATAGTACTCAATAGTCAAGTTCATCTGAGCTGGATGGATGAGACTGGTAGGAAGCTGCAGGGAGACCCCAGATACCAGCTCACAGGGCCTCGCTGTGACATCACTCTGAATGTGACATTCCAGAAGAAGGACAACAACAGGAAGTGGACGTGCACGCTGACTGACAAGGGAAACATGAAGATCTCCATTGACTTCACCTCCACATTCTCAGGTATGTGTTCTTGTTATGTTCCTATAATCTGAATAAGTTCACAAGATTTAATGACATTAAAGTGAATGTCAAACCTGATCCTTTCTCTTGATATCAGTGATGAGTGAACAAGCATACTGCTCTACTGTATGAGTCTGATAATGAAGAGTTATTTAAAAGAGCATGTTCTTCTCCTAAACTAGATATTAAAGACACGGATGATGACGGTGGAGAGGAAAACGACGGTAAGAAACCATCTACACCGTAAAACCAGATAAGTTCTGGCTGTTTGAACAGCCAGAGGAAACGATTACCTCAAAAATAGCTGAACCGAGCAGTACAACCTTCATATGAGTAATACAAATGCAGTTTTTTTGGACTAAGATATACTTCAATTCAACACCCCCACCAAGCAACAAATCCAAAACTTTCCCTGTGTGCCTTGTGGCTCTTCGATTGAATTGTAGCTCGTAGTTTGTgagacatggttgttgaattCGTTCATTTTCAGTCCTGTGGCCTTCAAGTGAGTTCCTAGGTGAATATTATTATAATAACATTATAATTAAACCATGATCTTTATCATAAAGTGTAATACAGTAGCCTGAAACGTATAATTTAAGTGGGGTTGCAAAATGTCCAGTAATCTTCGAACGAGGATGTGCCAGAATTTTCCAACCCTTACTCTAAATCGCAtcatgctggcttgcaaagtgatgtgtaactCATATTGAAATTGATCATGCATCTATCCAACAGTTGAAATGTGTATTCATCCACAACCtgcattcataatgactgccagggttcaGAACAGTGGGAGGAGACGACCTAaaccatttaaactggaacaaccatttcagtaatgggGCAAATATTCGGTGATCggattagtttaaaaaaaatgtatttatcttTATGTAGCATAACTTTTGAATCAACCAATCAGTCAATGTATATGCtaaaacacagatattaaaacTATTTAGAAAACTCTACCCGCAATACAGCATGCTCAGAAAATAGTAAATTTTTTATCATGTCTTTTAAAAAACTTGTTGGTGCGACTTCTCATTTAGTTCTGAGTCAGTACCACATAAACATTTTAAGTATTAATAACTCTTCATTAACTTTGAGTACTAGAAGTATTTCAGTTAAAAATGCCTTGGGGTTTACAGTGTACTAAGTCAAATTCAAACTTTGTTTACCAAGGCAACGCTTTTACTACTGTACCTCATTGTGCTTCATCTATGGACTATTGTGTGCCAGTCCCTCCTTCACTAACCTCCTTGTTGTGAGTCAGTCCCTCCTTCACTAACCTCCTTGTTGTGAGTCAGTCCCTCCTTCACTAACCTCCTTGTTGTGAGTCAGTCCCTCCTTCACTAACCTCCTTGTTGTGTGCCAGTCCCTCCTTCACTAACCTCCTTGTTGTGAGTCAGTCCCTCCTTCACTAACCTCCTTGTTGTGAGCCAGTCCCTCCTTCACTAACCTCCTTGTTGTGGGTCAGTCCCTCCTTCACTAACCTCCTTGTTGTGAGCCAGTCCCTCCTTCACTAACCTCCTTGTTGTGAGCCAGTCCCTCCTTCACTAACCTCCTTGTTGTGTGCCAGTCCCTCCTTCACTAACCTCCTTGTTGTGAGCCAGTCCCTCCATCACTAACCTCCTTGTTGTGTGCCAGTCCCTCCTTCACTAACCTCCTTGTTGTGTGCCAGTCCCTCCTTCACTAACCTCCTTGTTGTGAGCCAGTCCCTCCTTCACTAACCTCCTTGTTGTGTGCCAGTCCCTCCTTCACTAACCTCCTTGTTGTGAGTCAGTCCCTCCTTCACTAACCTCCTTGTTGTGAGCCAGTCCCTCCTTCACTAACCTCCTTGTTGTGAGCCAGTCCCTCCTTCACTAACCTCCTTGTTGTGAGCCAGTCCCTCCTTCACTAACCTCCTTGTTGTGTGCCAGTCCCTCCTTCACTAACCTCCTTGTTGTGAGTCAGTCCCTCCTTCACTAACCTCCTTGTTGTGTGCCAGTCCCTCCTTCACTAACCTCCTTGTTGTGATCCAGTCCCTCCTTCACTAACCTCCTTGTTGTGTGCCAGTCCCTCCTTCACTAACCTCCTTGTTGTGAGTCAGTCCCTCCTTCACTAACCTCCTTGTTGTGTGCCAGTCCCTCCTTCACTAACCTCCTTGTTGTGTGCCAGTCCCTCCTTCACTAACCTCCTTGTTGTGTGCCAGTCCCTCCTTCACTAACCTCCTTGTTGTGTGCCAGTCCCTCCTTCACTAACCTCCTTGTTGTGAGCCAGTCCCTCCTTCACTAACCTCCTTGTTGTGAGCCAGTCCCTCCTTCACTAACCTCCTTGTTGTGAGCCAGTCCCTCCTTCACTAACCTCCTTGTTGTGAGCCAGTCCCTCCTTCACTAACCTCCTTGTTGTGAGCCAGTCCCTCCTTCACTAACCTCCTTGTTGTGAGCCAGTCCCTCCTTCACTAACCTCCTTGTTGTGAGCCAGTCCCTCCTTCACTAACCTCCTTGTTGTGTGCCAGTCCCTCCTTCACTAACCTCCTTGTTGTGAGCCAGTCCCTCCTTCACTAACCTCCTTGTTGTGTGCCAGTCCCTCCTTCACTAACCTCCTTGTTGTGAGCCAGTCCCT
This genomic window contains:
- the LOC118386627 gene encoding uncharacterized protein LOC118386627; its protein translation is MEKNYLNTSMRERADVSLLCDNVVHSDCSLIMWLHSRESFQNAIQEVFNGKVRVNSKRAKKLSVDADCSLHIHNVTAEDAGRYTCRILKPQNPFSDTDTCLLETMVKLNVFLSLAVSLSTLLTYLKPDRPVTIRCSLHTNEGRGKCRIVLNSQVHLSWMDETGRKLQGDPRYQLTGPRCDITLNVTFQKKDNNRKWTCTLTDKGNMKISIDFTSTFSDIKDTDDDGGEENDGLKQSLLIWVPMGVVVCVAVCVCV